The following are encoded together in the Chloroflexaceae bacterium genome:
- a CDS encoding peptidylprolyl isomerase has translation MTDDQTNERDMRADDDAFPDPNDSDAASVETATDDNAELEEKDPGGRPRWPVIIGLVLLLAAIGVGLGLILPSGPLREIDQMPPALATMQAGAPTALPLPVAIEGDSKEVIATVGEAAIYRGDFVRFYQPGSDPQEVLEQLIQIELIVQAAAEEGISADETVVSEQIERIKETQANGDDAQFEAFLKQQKIGDLQELRRLLERDQVVEAMILRHTPLEQVRARHILIATDTLTDTAAVEAARVEAEGLMARLDQGADFAALAAEHSDDEGSRINGGDLGWAPRGLFVEPFDQAVFSMARGERRLVQSQFGWHIIEVVEPAEVRPLASSDLLQTQAGQQAFVEKFLPFVDQLRTRADEARQIKILVPAERLVTRPGQ, from the coding sequence GTGACTGACGACCAGACCAACGAGCGCGATATGCGCGCCGATGACGATGCTTTTCCTGATCCCAACGACTCCGATGCGGCATCCGTAGAGACCGCGACCGACGATAACGCGGAACTGGAAGAGAAGGATCCCGGCGGGCGCCCGCGCTGGCCGGTCATCATCGGCCTGGTGTTGCTGCTGGCCGCGATCGGCGTCGGCCTCGGGCTGATCCTGCCCTCCGGCCCCCTGCGCGAGATTGACCAGATGCCCCCCGCGCTGGCCACGATGCAGGCGGGCGCGCCTACCGCCTTGCCGCTGCCCGTGGCGATTGAAGGCGACAGCAAGGAGGTGATCGCCACCGTCGGCGAGGCGGCCATCTACCGCGGCGACTTCGTGCGCTTCTATCAGCCGGGCAGCGATCCGCAGGAAGTGCTCGAGCAGTTGATCCAGATCGAGTTGATCGTGCAGGCAGCCGCAGAAGAAGGCATCAGCGCCGATGAGACTGTGGTGAGCGAACAGATCGAGCGGATCAAGGAAACGCAGGCCAACGGCGATGATGCCCAGTTCGAGGCGTTTCTCAAACAACAGAAGATCGGCGATCTCCAGGAACTCCGCCGCCTGCTGGAACGCGACCAGGTGGTGGAGGCGATGATCCTGCGCCATACGCCCCTGGAGCAGGTCCGCGCCCGCCATATCCTTATTGCCACTGATACATTGACGGATACCGCTGCTGTGGAAGCCGCGCGGGTCGAGGCCGAGGGCCTGATGGCCCGCCTTGACCAGGGGGCCGATTTCGCCGCCCTCGCCGCCGAGCATTCCGACGATGAAGGATCACGCATCAACGGCGGCGATCTGGGCTGGGCGCCCCGCGGCCTGTTCGTCGAACCGTTTGATCAGGCGGTGTTCAGCATGGCCCGTGGCGAGCGACGTCTGGTACAGTCCCAGTTCGGCTGGCACATCATCGAGGTGGTCGAGCCAGCCGAGGTGCGCCCTCTGGCCAGTAGCGATCTGCTTCAGACTCAGGCCGGACAGCAGGCCTTTGTCGAGAAGTTCCTGCCCTTCGTTGATCAGCTCCGCACCCGGGCTGACGAGGCCCGGCAGATAAAGATCCTCGTGCCTGCGGAACGTCTGGTCACCCGGCCAGGGCAGTGA
- a CDS encoding inorganic diphosphatase — translation MQNYWHDLEPGPSVPDVIHTVVEIPKGSRNKYEFDKTIGAFKLDRVLYSAVQYPGDYGFIPQTYYDDGDPLDVLVMTNLPTFTGCIVEARPVGLFRMLDKGEHDDKILAVLQYDPFFANFTDYTDLPPHYLKEVEHFFTVYKDLEGTRVEPVGWEHVDVARQRILYAINNYWDMRAGRLLKRA, via the coding sequence ATGCAGAACTACTGGCACGATCTGGAACCCGGGCCAAGCGTCCCCGATGTGATCCATACCGTCGTCGAAATCCCCAAGGGTTCGCGCAACAAGTACGAGTTTGATAAAACGATCGGCGCCTTCAAGCTTGATCGCGTGCTCTACTCGGCGGTGCAGTATCCAGGCGACTATGGCTTTATCCCCCAGACCTACTATGACGACGGCGACCCGCTGGACGTTCTGGTGATGACCAACCTGCCTACGTTCACGGGCTGTATCGTTGAGGCGCGCCCTGTCGGCCTGTTCCGTATGCTCGATAAGGGCGAGCACGATGACAAGATCCTCGCCGTGCTCCAGTATGACCCGTTCTTTGCCAATTTTACGGACTACACCGATCTGCCCCCGCACTATTTGAAAGAGGTTGAACACTTCTTTACGGTCTACAAAGACCTCGAAGGCACACGGGTCGAGCCGGTGGGCTGGGAGCATGTGGACGTGGCGCGGCAGCGCATTCTCTACGCCATTAACAACTACTGGGATATGCGCGCTGGGCGCTTGCTCAAGCGCGCCTGA
- a CDS encoding NUDIX hydrolase, producing the protein MSSRSNRSGAHRTAYSAGGVIFRVVADRIEVALIATDRGGRWGLPKGHVNRGETAEAAAVREVAEETGLHGAIVRHLATIEYWFRAGPSRVHKYVDLFLMRYEQGELQPQEAEVDDARWFPLDEAIRRVSFERERDVLLQVQTILRNTGA; encoded by the coding sequence ATGTCGTCACGTTCCAACCGGTCTGGCGCCCATCGCACCGCCTACTCCGCTGGCGGCGTCATATTTCGCGTCGTCGCCGACCGGATCGAGGTCGCCCTGATTGCCACCGACCGGGGCGGGCGCTGGGGTTTGCCCAAGGGCCACGTGAATCGCGGTGAGACGGCCGAGGCCGCTGCGGTGCGTGAAGTGGCGGAAGAGACCGGCTTGCACGGGGCGATTGTGCGCCACCTGGCGACTATCGAATACTGGTTCCGCGCCGGTCCCTCCCGGGTCCACAAATATGTGGACCTGTTTCTAATGCGCTACGAACAAGGCGAATTGCAGCCTCAGGAGGCCGAGGTGGACGATGCGCGCTGGTTCCCCCTCGACGAGGCTATCCGGCGCGTCTCGTTCGAGCGCGAGCGCGACGTGCTCCTCCAGGTGCAGACGATACTGCGCAATACGGGGGCGTAA
- the ybeY gene encoding rRNA maturation RNase YbeY: protein MTEYVIEVTIEADLEAHLASHGLDASLVERAVRETLRAEGVAGPVEVGVLIADDARLHALNRDYRGVDAPTDVLSFGDDGATGPFVSQPEGPRYLGDIAISLERVLAQAAEYGHPPARELAYLAVHGALHLLGYDHERSPDDAAAMRAREEAVLLGLGLER, encoded by the coding sequence ATGACGGAGTATGTGATCGAAGTAACCATCGAAGCTGACCTGGAGGCGCATCTGGCTTCTCACGGCCTCGACGCGAGCCTGGTGGAGCGCGCCGTGCGCGAAACGCTCCGCGCCGAGGGCGTAGCAGGCCCGGTGGAGGTGGGTGTGCTCATCGCCGATGACGCCCGGCTGCACGCGCTTAACCGCGACTATCGGGGCGTTGACGCGCCCACCGATGTGCTCTCGTTTGGCGACGATGGCGCCACGGGTCCCTTCGTCAGCCAGCCGGAAGGTCCCCGTTACCTGGGGGATATCGCCATCTCCCTGGAGCGGGTGCTGGCGCAGGCCGCGGAGTACGGGCATCCCCCGGCTCGAGAACTGGCCTATCTCGCGGTTCACGGCGCGCTGCACCTGCTGGGCTACGACCACGAACGCAGCCCCGATGACGCGGCGGCCATGCGCGCCCGCGAAGAGGCCGTCTTGCTCGGCCTGGGGCTGGAACGATAA